In Pseudomonas alcaliphila JAB1, a single window of DNA contains:
- a CDS encoding phenol hydroxylase subunit P4 produces MTVNSIGEYTATPRDVQANFNGMQLLYLYWEEHLMYCSALAFLVAPGMPFAEFLEQVLKPAIHAHPDSAKIDFSQALWQLNDQPFTPDYAASLEANGIDHKSMLRLNTPGLNGIQGSCS; encoded by the coding sequence ATGACTGTCAACTCAATCGGCGAATACACTGCCACGCCACGGGATGTGCAGGCCAACTTCAACGGCATGCAACTGCTCTACCTCTACTGGGAAGAGCACCTGATGTACTGCTCCGCGCTCGCGTTCTTGGTAGCCCCCGGCATGCCCTTTGCCGAGTTCCTCGAGCAGGTGCTCAAGCCCGCGATCCACGCCCATCCGGACAGCGCGAAGATCGATTTCAGCCAGGCGCTCTGGCAGCTGAACGATCAGCCATTCACCCCGGACTACGCCGCTAGCCTGGAAGCCAACGGCATCGACCACAAAAGCATGCTGCGTCTGAACACCCCGGGCCTGAACGGCATCCAGGGTTCGTGCAGCTGA
- a CDS encoding aromatic/alkene monooxygenase hydroxylase subunit beta yields MSVEIKTNTVDPIRQTYGNLQRRFGDKPASRYQEASYDIEAVTNFHYRPLWDPQHELHDPTRTAIRMTDWHKVTDPRQFYYGAYVQTRARMQEATEHAYGFCEKRELLSRLPAELQAKLLRCLVPLRHAELGANMNNSSIAGDSIAATVTQMHIYQAMDRLGMGQYLSRIGLLLDGGTGEALDQAKAYWLDDPIWQGLRRYVEDSFVIRDWFELGLAQNLVLDGLLQPLMYQRFDQWLTENGGSDVAMLTEFMRDWYGESTRWVDAMFKTVLAENDANREQVQAWLEVWEPRAYEALLPLAEEATGIAALDEVRSAFATRLQKIGLKSREE; encoded by the coding sequence ATGAGCGTAGAGATAAAGACCAATACGGTGGATCCGATCCGCCAGACCTACGGCAACCTGCAACGGCGCTTCGGCGACAAGCCGGCTAGCCGTTATCAGGAAGCCAGCTACGACATCGAAGCGGTCACCAACTTTCACTATCGCCCGCTGTGGGACCCGCAGCACGAGCTGCACGATCCGACCCGCACGGCGATCCGCATGACCGATTGGCACAAGGTCACCGACCCCCGCCAATTCTACTACGGCGCCTATGTGCAGACCCGCGCGCGGATGCAGGAAGCCACCGAACACGCCTATGGCTTCTGCGAAAAGCGTGAGCTGCTGAGCCGTCTGCCGGCCGAGTTGCAGGCCAAGCTGCTGCGCTGCTTGGTGCCGCTGCGGCATGCCGAGCTGGGCGCCAACATGAATAACAGCAGCATCGCCGGCGACAGCATCGCCGCCACCGTGACCCAGATGCACATCTACCAGGCGATGGACCGCCTGGGCATGGGCCAGTACCTCTCGCGCATCGGCCTGCTGCTCGATGGCGGCACCGGCGAGGCGTTGGATCAAGCCAAGGCCTATTGGCTCGACGACCCGATCTGGCAGGGCCTGCGTCGCTACGTCGAAGACAGCTTCGTGATCCGCGACTGGTTCGAGTTGGGCCTGGCGCAGAACCTGGTGCTCGACGGCTTGCTGCAGCCGCTGATGTACCAGCGCTTCGACCAATGGCTCACAGAGAACGGTGGCAGCGATGTGGCCATGCTCACCGAGTTCATGCGCGACTGGTACGGCGAAAGCACGCGCTGGGTCGACGCCATGTTCAAGACCGTGCTTGCCGAAAATGACGCTAACCGTGAGCAGGTGCAGGCCTGGCTGGAGGTCTGGGAGCCGCGTGCCTACGAGGCATTGTTGCCCCTGGCCGAGGAAGCCACCGGTATCGCCGCGCTGGATGAAGTCCGCAGCGCCTTCGCTACTCGCCTGCAGAAAATCGGCCTGAAAAGCCGCGAGGAATAA
- a CDS encoding PAS domain-containing methyl-accepting chemotaxis protein yields the protein MPLTHAHPAEQLLLLCDASGLITYVSPAFASLAGYRPAQLLGQPVNCLRHPEMHAGPFKDLWGTVNKGQSWMGMLQNRRADGQGFWVDVYISPILENGEVLEYQAIYQLPTPQMIARASETYRVRAQGRQPACLRWPNPSQASRQSLWACLSIAPLAALAMSLEPMLGGLATLGSAILCWLLLHRQARPFAALVRNSRSLVQHPIKQLIYTGRVDQIGQIELAMRLLEFRLAALLARIHDSSRQVAEGAGQATGLVGASSAASHDQQQELAGIAAAVEEFAATTQQVAKSTFDATSLAQQAAALTHNGRQRMEQARWSINRLCDTLESSASAVAALAQHSQVIGRISDVIRSVAEQTNLLALNAAIEAARAGDNGRGFAVVADEVRSLARRTQSSTDEIQGMIEVLRQGTSQVVQTMEQGRSHLQSSVSEVDGAATVLLGILDSTASIHQLSTQISSASDQQGQAAEEINSKLHAIHQLALHSGEQLRNTLKFAEQVKTQAQRQQALVGHLLNG from the coding sequence ATGCCACTCACTCATGCTCACCCCGCCGAACAGTTGCTCTTGCTGTGCGACGCCAGCGGCCTCATCACCTACGTCAGCCCTGCCTTCGCCAGCCTTGCCGGCTACCGCCCTGCGCAATTGCTCGGCCAGCCGGTCAATTGTCTGCGCCACCCAGAGATGCACGCCGGCCCGTTCAAAGATCTGTGGGGCACAGTGAACAAAGGGCAGTCGTGGATGGGCATGCTGCAGAACCGCCGAGCCGATGGTCAGGGATTTTGGGTCGACGTCTACATCAGCCCGATCCTCGAAAACGGTGAGGTACTCGAGTATCAGGCGATCTACCAGTTGCCGACCCCGCAGATGATTGCCCGCGCAAGTGAAACCTATCGTGTGCGCGCTCAAGGTCGACAGCCGGCCTGTCTGCGCTGGCCGAACCCGAGTCAGGCGTCTCGCCAGAGCCTGTGGGCTTGCCTGTCAATCGCCCCTCTGGCTGCGCTAGCCATGAGTCTGGAGCCCATGCTCGGCGGGCTCGCCACGCTAGGTTCGGCAATACTCTGCTGGTTGCTGCTGCATCGACAAGCCCGGCCATTCGCTGCGCTCGTGCGCAATAGCCGCAGTCTGGTGCAGCATCCAATCAAACAGTTGATCTACACAGGCCGGGTGGATCAGATCGGACAGATAGAACTGGCCATGCGCCTGCTGGAATTCAGGCTGGCCGCCTTGCTCGCACGCATTCACGACAGCAGCCGCCAGGTTGCCGAGGGCGCCGGTCAGGCTACTGGTCTGGTCGGCGCGAGCAGTGCTGCCTCGCACGACCAGCAACAGGAGCTGGCCGGAATCGCTGCGGCCGTCGAGGAGTTCGCGGCGACCACTCAGCAAGTCGCCAAAAGCACCTTCGACGCAACCAGCCTGGCCCAGCAAGCCGCAGCATTGACCCATAACGGTCGTCAACGCATGGAGCAGGCCAGATGGAGCATCAACCGGCTTTGCGACACGCTGGAGAGCTCAGCGAGCGCGGTAGCCGCCCTCGCTCAACACAGCCAGGTCATTGGGCGCATTTCCGACGTGATCCGCAGTGTTGCCGAACAAACCAACTTGCTTGCGCTCAACGCCGCCATCGAAGCAGCGCGGGCGGGCGACAACGGTCGCGGCTTCGCAGTGGTCGCCGACGAGGTGCGCTCGTTGGCCCGCCGTACGCAGAGTTCTACCGACGAGATACAGGGCATGATCGAGGTACTGCGTCAGGGCACTAGCCAAGTGGTGCAGACGATGGAGCAAGGCCGCAGTCATCTGCAGTCAAGCGTTAGCGAGGTTGATGGCGCCGCCACAGTGCTACTGGGGATCCTCGACAGCACCGCCAGCATTCACCAGTTGAGTACGCAAATTTCCAGCGCCAGCGACCAACAAGGCCAGGCAGCGGAAGAGATTAACTCCAAGCTGCATGCCATTCATCAGCTGGCGTTGCACAGTGGCGAACAACTACGCAACACCCTGAAGTTTGCCGAACAGGTAAAGACTCAAGCTCAACGCCAACAGGCCTTGGTTGGCCATTTGCTGAACGGCTAA
- a CDS encoding phenol 2-monooxygenase domain-containing protein, translated as MSYNVTIEPTGEVIEVEDGQTILQAALRQGVWLPFACGHGTCATCKVQVVEGEVDIGEASPFALMDIERDERKVLACCAIPLSDLVIEADVDADPDFLGHPVEDYRGVVSALVDLSPTIKGLHIKLDRPMPFQAGQYVNLALPGIDGTRAFSLANPPSRNDEVELHVRLVEGGAATGFIHKQLKVGDAVELSGPYGQFFVRDSQAGDLIFIAGGSGLSSPQSMILDLLERGDTRRITLFQGARNRAELYNCELFEELAARHPNFSYVPALNQANDDPEWQGFKGFVHDAAKAHFDGRFGGQKAYLCGPPPMIDAAITTLMQGRLFERDIFMERFYTAADGAGESTRSALFKRI; from the coding sequence ATGAGTTACAACGTCACCATTGAACCGACCGGCGAAGTGATCGAAGTGGAGGACGGCCAGACCATCCTCCAGGCCGCTCTGCGCCAGGGCGTCTGGCTGCCGTTCGCCTGCGGCCACGGCACCTGCGCCACCTGCAAGGTGCAGGTGGTCGAGGGCGAAGTGGATATCGGCGAAGCCTCGCCGTTCGCCCTGATGGACATCGAGCGCGACGAGCGCAAGGTGCTGGCCTGCTGCGCCATTCCGCTGTCCGACCTGGTGATCGAAGCCGACGTCGATGCCGACCCGGACTTCCTCGGCCATCCGGTGGAGGATTACCGGGGGGTGGTCAGCGCCCTGGTTGACCTGTCGCCGACCATCAAGGGCCTGCACATCAAGCTGGATCGGCCCATGCCGTTCCAGGCCGGGCAGTACGTCAACCTGGCATTGCCGGGCATCGACGGCACCCGCGCCTTCTCGCTGGCCAACCCGCCGAGCCGGAACGACGAAGTCGAGTTGCACGTGCGCCTGGTCGAGGGCGGTGCGGCCACCGGCTTTATCCACAAGCAACTGAAAGTCGGCGACGCGGTGGAGCTGTCCGGGCCTTATGGGCAGTTCTTCGTGCGCGATTCGCAGGCCGGCGACCTGATCTTCATCGCCGGCGGCTCGGGCTTATCGAGCCCGCAGTCGATGATCCTCGATCTGCTTGAACGCGGCGATACGCGGCGGATCACCCTGTTCCAGGGCGCGCGCAACCGCGCCGAGCTGTACAACTGCGAACTGTTCGAGGAACTGGCCGCGCGCCACCCCAACTTCAGTTACGTGCCGGCACTCAACCAGGCCAACGACGATCCCGAATGGCAGGGTTTCAAGGGCTTCGTCCACGACGCCGCCAAGGCGCATTTCGACGGCCGCTTCGGCGGGCAGAAAGCCTACCTGTGCGGCCCACCGCCGATGATCGACGCGGCCATCACCACCCTGATGCAAGGTCGCTTGTTCGAGCGCGACATCTTTATGGAGCGCTTCTACACCGCCGCCGATGGTGCCGGCGAGAGCACCCGTTCGGCCCTGTTCAAGCGCATCTGA
- a CDS encoding sigma-54-dependent Fis family transcriptional regulator, producing MPIRYKPEMQYADFKDLTSLIHFQSTEGKIWLGEQRMLLLQVSAMANFRREMVNTLGIERAKGFFLRMGYQSGLKDAELAWKLRPNASEYDMFLAGPQLHSLKGLVKARPTEVDIDKESGRFYVEVEWIDSFEVEICQTELGLMQDPVCWTLLGYACAYSSAFMGREIIFKEVGCRGCGGDKCRIIGKPAEEWDDVASFKQYFKSDPIIEELYELQSQLVSLRTNLDKQEGQYYGIGQTPAYQTVRKMMDKAAQGKVSVLLLGETGVGKEVIARSVHLRSKRAAEPFVAVNCAAIPPDLIESELFGVEKGAFTGATQSRMGRFERADKGTIFLDEVIELSPRAQASLLRVLQEGELERVGDNRTRKIDVRVIAATHEDLAEAVKAGRFRADLYYRLNVFPVAIPALRERREDIPLLAEHFLQRFHEEYGKRTLGLSDKALEACLHYSWPGNIRELENVIERGIILTDANESISVPALFPRPPEEPQTDSERVSSDGVLIQPDNGQGSWISQLLGSGLSLDEIEESLMREAMHQAKQNVSGAARLLGLSRPALAYRLKKIGIED from the coding sequence ATGCCGATCCGCTATAAACCCGAGATGCAATACGCAGACTTCAAGGACCTCACCAGCCTCATCCACTTCCAGAGCACGGAAGGCAAGATCTGGCTGGGCGAGCAGCGCATGCTGCTGTTGCAGGTTTCCGCGATGGCCAATTTCCGCCGCGAGATGGTCAACACCCTGGGCATCGAGCGGGCCAAGGGATTCTTCCTGCGCATGGGTTACCAGTCCGGACTGAAGGACGCCGAACTGGCCTGGAAGCTGCGCCCGAATGCCAGCGAGTACGACATGTTCCTCGCCGGCCCGCAGCTGCATTCGCTCAAGGGCCTGGTCAAGGCCCGCCCCACCGAGGTCGATATCGACAAGGAAAGCGGGCGCTTCTACGTCGAGGTGGAGTGGATCGACTCCTTCGAGGTGGAAATCTGCCAGACCGAGCTGGGGCTGATGCAAGACCCGGTGTGCTGGACTCTGCTCGGCTACGCCTGCGCCTATTCCTCGGCGTTCATGGGCCGGGAAATCATCTTCAAGGAAGTCGGCTGCCGCGGCTGCGGCGGCGACAAGTGCCGGATCATCGGCAAGCCGGCCGAAGAGTGGGACGACGTTGCCAGCTTCAAACAGTATTTCAAGAGCGACCCCATCATCGAGGAACTCTACGAGTTGCAATCGCAACTGGTGTCGCTGCGTACCAACCTCGACAAACAGGAAGGCCAGTACTACGGCATCGGCCAGACCCCGGCCTACCAGACCGTGCGCAAGATGATGGACAAGGCCGCACAGGGCAAAGTCTCGGTGCTGCTGCTCGGCGAGACCGGGGTCGGCAAGGAGGTCATCGCGCGCAGCGTGCACCTGCGCAGCAAACGCGCCGCCGAGCCCTTTGTCGCGGTGAACTGTGCGGCGATCCCGCCGGACCTGATCGAGTCCGAATTGTTCGGCGTGGAAAAAGGCGCCTTCACCGGCGCCACCCAGTCACGCATGGGCCGCTTCGAGCGGGCCGACAAGGGCACCATCTTCCTTGACGAGGTGATCGAACTCAGCCCGCGCGCTCAGGCCAGTCTGCTGCGCGTGCTGCAAGAAGGCGAGCTGGAGCGAGTTGGCGACAACCGCACGCGCAAGATCGACGTAAGGGTGATCGCCGCCACCCACGAGGACCTGGCCGAAGCGGTCAAGGCCGGGCGTTTTCGCGCCGACCTGTACTACCGGCTGAACGTCTTCCCGGTGGCGATCCCGGCGTTGCGCGAACGCCGCGAGGACATTCCGCTGCTGGCTGAGCACTTCCTGCAGCGCTTCCACGAAGAGTACGGCAAGAGAACCCTCGGCCTTTCGGACAAAGCCCTGGAGGCCTGCCTGCATTACAGCTGGCCGGGCAATATCCGCGAACTGGAAAACGTCATCGAGCGCGGCATCATCCTCACCGACGCGAACGAAAGCATCAGCGTGCCGGCGCTGTTTCCACGGCCGCCGGAAGAGCCGCAGACCGACAGCGAGCGGGTGTCGTCGGACGGCGTGCTGATCCAGCCGGACAATGGCCAGGGCAGCTGGATCAGCCAGTTGTTGGGCAGCGGCCTGAGCCTCGACGAGATCGAGGAAAGCCTGATGCGCGAAGCCATGCACCAGGCCAAGCAGAACGTCTCCGGTGCTGCCCGCCTCCTGGGGCTGAGCCGCCCGGCTCTGGCCTACCGGCTGAAGAAGATCGGCATCGAGGACTGA
- a CDS encoding aromatic/alkene/methane monooxygenase hydroxylase/oxygenase subunit alpha: MATHNKKRLNLKDKYRYLTRDLAWETTYQKKEDVFPLEHFEGIKITDWDKWEDPFRLTMDSYWKYQAEKEKKLYAIFDAFAQNNGHQNISDARYVNALKLFLTGVSPLEYQAFQGFSRVGRQFSGAGARVACQMQAIDELRHVQTQVHAMSHYNKHFDGLHDFAHMYDRVWFLSVPKSFMDDARTAGPFEFLTAVSFSFEYVLTNLLFVPFMSGAAYNGDMATVTFGFSAQSDEARHMTLGLEVIKFMLEQHEDNVPIIQRWIDKWFWRGYRLLTLIGMMMDYMLPNKVMSWSEAWGVYFEQAGGALFKDLERYGIRPPKYVEQTTIGKEHITHQVWGAFYQYSKATNFHTWIPGDEELNWLSEKYPDTFDKYYRPRFEFWREQQAKGERFYNDTLPHLCQVCQVPAIFTEPDDPTKLSLRSLVHEGERYHFCSDGCCDIFKNEPVKYIQAWLPVHQIYQGNCEGGDVETVVQKYYHIKSGVDNLEYLGSPEHQRWLALKGQTPPTAAPADKNLDAA; encoded by the coding sequence ATGGCTACCCACAACAAGAAACGCCTCAACCTGAAAGACAAATACCGCTACCTGACCCGCGATCTGGCCTGGGAAACGACCTACCAGAAGAAAGAAGACGTGTTCCCGCTGGAGCACTTCGAGGGCATCAAGATCACCGACTGGGACAAGTGGGAAGACCCCTTCCGCCTGACCATGGACAGCTACTGGAAATACCAGGCGGAGAAAGAGAAGAAGCTCTACGCGATCTTCGACGCCTTTGCCCAGAACAATGGTCATCAGAACATTTCCGATGCGCGCTACGTCAACGCCCTGAAGCTGTTCCTCACCGGCGTTTCACCGCTGGAATACCAGGCCTTCCAGGGCTTCTCGCGGGTTGGCCGGCAGTTCAGTGGCGCCGGTGCGCGGGTCGCCTGTCAGATGCAGGCGATCGACGAGCTGCGCCATGTGCAGACGCAAGTCCACGCCATGAGCCATTACAACAAGCACTTCGATGGTTTGCATGACTTCGCCCACATGTACGACCGGGTCTGGTTCCTCTCGGTACCCAAGTCCTTTATGGACGATGCGCGGACCGCCGGTCCGTTCGAGTTCCTCACCGCCGTCTCGTTCTCCTTCGAGTACGTGCTGACCAACCTGTTGTTCGTACCCTTCATGTCCGGTGCCGCCTACAACGGCGATATGGCCACGGTCACCTTCGGTTTCTCCGCGCAGTCGGACGAGGCGCGGCACATGACCCTGGGTCTGGAAGTGATCAAGTTCATGCTCGAACAGCATGAAGACAACGTGCCCATCATCCAGCGCTGGATCGATAAGTGGTTCTGGCGCGGTTACCGCCTGCTGACCCTGATCGGCATGATGATGGACTACATGCTGCCGAACAAAGTGATGTCCTGGTCTGAGGCCTGGGGGGTCTACTTCGAGCAGGCCGGTGGCGCGCTGTTCAAGGATCTGGAGCGCTATGGCATCCGGCCGCCGAAATACGTCGAGCAGACCACCATCGGCAAGGAGCACATCACCCACCAGGTGTGGGGGGCCTTCTATCAATACAGCAAGGCCACCAACTTCCATACCTGGATACCCGGTGACGAGGAACTGAACTGGCTGTCGGAGAAATACCCGGACACCTTCGACAAATACTACCGCCCGCGCTTCGAGTTCTGGCGTGAGCAGCAGGCCAAGGGTGAGCGCTTCTACAACGACACCCTGCCGCACCTCTGCCAGGTGTGCCAGGTACCGGCGATTTTCACCGAGCCGGACGATCCGACCAAGCTCAGCCTGCGCAGCCTGGTGCACGAGGGGGAGCGCTATCACTTCTGCTCGGATGGCTGCTGCGACATCTTCAAGAACGAGCCGGTGAAGTACATCCAGGCCTGGCTGCCGGTGCACCAGATCTACCAGGGCAACTGCGAAGGCGGGGATGTCGAGACGGTGGTGCAGAAGTACTACCACATCAAAAGCGGCGTGGACAATTTGGAGTACCTGGGCTCGCCCGAGCACCAGCGCTGGCTGGCCCTGAAAGGTCAGACCCCACCAACTGCCGCCCCGGCGGACAAGAACCTGGACGCCGCCTGA
- a CDS encoding MmoB/DmpM family protein, translated as MSSLVYIAFQDNDNARYLVEAIIQDNPHAVVQHHPAMIRIEAEKRLEIRRETVEENLGRAWDVQEMLVDVITIGGNVDEDDDRFVLEWKN; from the coding sequence ATGTCATCACTCGTCTACATCGCCTTCCAGGATAACGACAACGCGCGTTACCTGGTGGAAGCGATCATCCAGGACAACCCCCACGCCGTCGTCCAGCACCACCCGGCGATGATCCGTATCGAGGCCGAGAAGCGCCTGGAGATCCGCAGGGAAACCGTGGAAGAGAACCTCGGCCGCGCCTGGGACGTCCAGGAAATGCTGGTGGACGTAATCACCATCGGCGGCAACGTCGACGAGGACGATGACCGCTTCGTCCTCGAGTGGAAGAACTAG
- a CDS encoding 2Fe-2S iron-sulfur cluster binding domain-containing protein yields the protein MNHAGYEIRETLSGQTFRCLPGQSVLRAMEQQGKRCVPVGCRGGGCGLCKVRVLSGTYQCHKMSCSHVPPEAAKQGLALACQLFPQTDLSIECLRRQGPGDHNNKNQQEVSS from the coding sequence ATGAACCATGCCGGTTATGAGATTCGCGAAACCCTCAGCGGCCAGACCTTCCGTTGCCTGCCCGGCCAGTCGGTGCTGAGGGCGATGGAGCAACAGGGCAAGCGCTGCGTGCCGGTGGGTTGCCGCGGCGGCGGCTGCGGGCTGTGCAAGGTGCGCGTGCTGAGCGGCACCTACCAGTGCCACAAGATGAGTTGCAGCCATGTGCCGCCGGAGGCGGCCAAGCAGGGCCTGGCACTGGCATGCCAACTGTTTCCCCAGACTGACCTGAGCATCGAATGCCTGCGCCGCCAAGGCCCGGGCGACCACAACAACAAGAACCAGCAAGAGGTGTCGTCATGA
- a CDS encoding DUF1329 domain-containing protein, with protein MNNNNRLFCALLYLSLHPLSALADDDLIDKAFYPYRAAIPEADGLNTGMLIDSDNVERFKELLDPAMLGFIRQGWTRIEVAPTTSFDLHPHYLEATRKHLHSAKLGANPGEISGTIAGRPFPAEPDAADPRAGEKLAWNVKYGYNWGDSAIISPFIWKYRNMDTAEVERTIHMTMNFLNFTNRVNQPPLPAITPNPSIKFRAIYLNIDSPQDLRNTQLLIHRFNNDLKRDNSWLYLGFQRRVRRLATGQMTDAFLGSDLMIEDFEGYNGRIADMRWSYQGTRFMLMPFYNHNDLALDAGSTDSEGYRMVAFDGKGNCFPRITWQLRKVYQLQATPLNTFARHPLSKRVHYVDAQTFAVSRTVSYDRKGEPWKTFTIGKAHPDHHLPINMGSGVALDDSFSMIDMQAMHCTTGQFKGQVDSELSKPEIFSVQHLRATGN; from the coding sequence ATGAATAATAACAACAGACTGTTTTGTGCCTTGCTCTACCTCAGCCTGCACCCGCTGTCCGCCCTGGCCGATGACGACCTCATCGACAAGGCCTTCTACCCTTACCGCGCGGCAATACCCGAGGCCGACGGTCTGAACACCGGCATGCTCATCGATTCCGACAACGTCGAGCGCTTCAAGGAATTGCTCGACCCCGCCATGCTCGGCTTTATCCGCCAGGGCTGGACTCGCATCGAGGTCGCGCCGACCACCTCGTTCGACCTGCACCCCCACTACCTCGAGGCCACCCGCAAACACCTGCACAGCGCCAAACTAGGTGCCAACCCCGGTGAGATCAGCGGCACCATTGCCGGCCGGCCCTTTCCCGCGGAGCCGGATGCCGCCGATCCGCGCGCCGGGGAGAAACTCGCCTGGAACGTCAAGTACGGCTACAACTGGGGCGACAGCGCGATCATCTCCCCGTTCATCTGGAAGTACCGCAACATGGACACGGCCGAGGTGGAGCGCACCATCCACATGACCATGAACTTCCTCAACTTCACCAATCGGGTCAACCAGCCACCGCTACCGGCCATTACCCCCAACCCGTCGATCAAGTTCCGGGCGATCTACCTCAACATCGACTCGCCGCAAGATCTGCGCAACACCCAACTGCTGATTCATCGTTTTAACAACGATCTGAAGCGCGACAACTCCTGGCTCTATCTGGGCTTTCAACGCCGCGTCAGACGCCTGGCCACCGGGCAGATGACCGACGCTTTCCTGGGCTCCGATCTGATGATCGAGGATTTCGAGGGGTACAACGGGCGCATCGCCGACATGCGCTGGAGCTATCAGGGTACCCGCTTCATGTTGATGCCCTTCTACAACCACAACGACCTGGCCCTCGACGCGGGCAGCACCGACAGCGAGGGCTACCGCATGGTGGCCTTCGACGGCAAAGGCAACTGCTTCCCGCGCATCACCTGGCAACTGCGCAAGGTCTATCAGTTGCAGGCAACGCCGCTCAATACGTTCGCCCGCCACCCGCTGTCCAAGCGCGTCCATTATGTGGATGCACAGACCTTCGCCGTGTCGCGCACCGTCTCCTACGACCGCAAGGGCGAGCCGTGGAAGACCTTCACCATCGGCAAGGCGCACCCGGACCATCACCTGCCGATCAACATGGGCAGCGGAGTCGCGCTGGACGACAGCTTCTCGATGATCGACATGCAGGCCATGCACTGCACCACCGGGCAGTTCAAGGGCCAGGTCGACTCCGAGCTGAGCAAGCCAGAGATTTTCAGCGTGCAGCACCTGCGTGCAACCGGGAATTGA
- a CDS encoding phenol hydroxylase subunit has product MKDPEIPFDQLTRFVRVRSEPEAKFVEFDFALGHPELFVELVLPQDAFVKFCQHNRVVAMDEAMAKAVDDDMVKWRFGDVGRRLPKDPG; this is encoded by the coding sequence ATGAAAGACCCAGAGATTCCCTTCGATCAGCTGACCCGGTTTGTCCGGGTGCGCAGCGAACCAGAAGCCAAGTTCGTCGAGTTCGATTTTGCCCTTGGCCACCCTGAGTTGTTCGTCGAGTTGGTGCTGCCGCAAGACGCCTTCGTGAAGTTTTGCCAGCACAACCGCGTGGTGGCAATGGACGAAGCGATGGCCAAGGCGGTGGACGACGACATGGTCAAGTGGCGCTTCGGCGATGTCGGTCGCCGCTTGCCGAAAGACCCGGGCTGA